ACAAGCGATGCTAGAACTAATTTCATGGGTTGACTCCTCCTGACGGTGGTGCCGAAGCACCGACGATTTTTTGCATCAACTCGAGCGCCGACTGCTCAAACTCTTCCGTCGAAAATACCACGCGAGGAAGTGGCGTATCAAATAGTCGGAGCGAAGCGAGTTTCTGTTCGGTGTGATTATGCATGGTATCGAGCTGAAGAGCCTGGTCGGCCATTTCAGTCGCACGGGCGCTGTCGTTTTGCAGCCGCGCAATCCAAGCGGCCTGAGCATGCATGCGAGAACTTGCGGGGTAGTGCGTGATCCCGTCAGCAAGTGATTTACGAGCCCGCTCGAGATAGCGTTTGTCGCGCGTAGTGTCGTACAAACGAATCGCCGTTTCCGCCAGTAGCTGATACGCAATCGCATCGCCGGGGTTCGTTTTTACAAGCAATTGGCTGTAATCATCGTAGGAATCAAGCGCCCGCACTCGAACTTCCTCGGGCAACTCCACTTGCGACGCAATTTGAGTCCACATCTGCACGAGCGATCGATAGTGCGACGAGGACCAAGGATCGGCGGCGGCGGCAGCTTGGTACTCGCTGGAGGCCCGCTCGACCTGTCCGAGGCGGTAGCTCGCTTCGGCATCGAGTTCGAGCGTGCGAGCTGTCAGGACCGGCTTATAGAGAGTGAAATAGCAGGCCACAACCAGGGCCAAGCCGATGGCACAAATGCCAGCCGCTTTCCCTTGCGAAACATCCCCGCTGGAGAGTGCCACTGGCTGCTGCGTCATGGCGACGGCCAGCAAAACGACTCCCGGTAACAGAACGCCCGGAAAGGTAGTGGCACCAGCCGCCAGTAGATTGATGCCGAGGGCCAAGAGGGCCGTGATGATCGTGGCGCTGGAAAGTTCGCCATCCACCGTCCATTTCCCAAAGGCGACGAAGGTCAGCAGCAATGCAGGGAGTCCAACGATCCAGACTTCGGGAAGCCCTGTGAGGGGATCGAACGAAAGCGGATAGCCGGCAATCAGTGCTAGAGGCAATGCTGCCACAAGCGAGGTCAAAGCCCCCCCTACGATCCAGCGAGCCGTGGATGTTTCGGAACTGCTCGCTGTCGAAGCGACTGATGTCGAAGCGTTAGCAGCTGTCGGCTCCACACGCGTACAGAGCACTTTTTGAAGCGACAAAGCGATGAACAGGACCGAAAGTAACATCGCCGGAAGTCCGGCTGTGGAGGCGAGTTCGAAGAGCCAGTTGTGAGGATCGGCGATCATTTCACTCGCCTGCGGCAGCTTGTACGCCGCATACGTCTGCTGGAAGTTTCCAGGCCCACAACCGACAAGTGGCGAGTCGGCGATCATACGCGAAGTTGCCTGCCAGTACTCCAGGCGAAAGGCAATCGACTTGGGAGCTTCGCTGAGCACTTTGGCATCGAGTCCACCAAGCCAGAGCATCGCCACGCTGAGGAGCACAAGGGTCGCAGCAGCGCCACCCATCAGGTACCAATTACGGCGTGAAGGCGCAGCTGTGGTCGTGGGCGTTTCGCTCGGAAACTTTGCCGAAGTGCAACGCCCCGCAATCCAGTGCACGAGAAAATAGAGAGGGAGGCTAGCGGCTAACGCTAAGTAGGCTGTGCGACTTTTGGTAAGGAGCAAGCAGGCTGCGATGGTGATGACCACCAGGGCGGTAAGCACCATCGCAAGTGGCGACGATCGCCGAACTTGCTGAGCAGCAATCGCCGCAGCGATCACCAGCATCGGCAAGAGGAGCCCCGCCAGCGAGTTGGTGAGAGCAAAGCTCCCCAGCGGTTCGACGCTATAGACTCGGTTTTCAAAGAGCTTTCGCTGCGGCGAATTCTTATCGGTGCTGATGCCACTATCGACAAGCACTTGCTCGGGGTTCTTCTCATACATCGCGCGCTCGCGCGGCATGCTCACTAAGAACTGCCACTCTCCGAGCCCACTCTGAAGCACAGCGCTCGCCATTAAGACACCCACCAGCATTCGCCCTGCTCGAGGAGTCGCGAACCATTGCCGCACGAGAAAATACGCGGCTGCATAACTGAAGTAGATCCAAAGCGCGTTCAGCGATTGCCGAGCGTCGCCCGCCAAACCTGCAGCGACTGTGCTTAGGGTGAGCCAGCCCAGGAGTGCCACGCCAACAAGTTCGATGCGGCTGACGCGAATCACTTGTCGCGGGTCGACCAGCAGCGAGACGCCAAACAGAATCACCAGCACCAGCCAAAACATCGCCAGCGGCGCATAGCTTCCAAACGGCATGGCCGCTTCGCTGGGGACGAGCGGCGTTAAGCAGATCGACAGCACCACCATAGCGCGCAGCAGATCGGTCAGCTGCGGCTTGGCCCACGAACTGCTCGCTGGCGCTGCGGCTGGTTGCACAGGCTCGCTGGTTATTTTTCGAGGCGAATTTCGCGATTTCATCCGATTAATCCTGAGCGATCGTGCGTCGCGCTACCCACTCGAGAAGTCCCACCAGCACCAGCAGCGATGCTTCGAGAAGAAGGACGATTGCAGCCCCCACTTCATCCACGCGCGGCAACAGCAGTGCGCCGAGACCACACGTGAACGATACCAGATAGACCATCAAAACCGCTTGAGGTTTGGTGAAACCGAGTTCGACCAACCGATGCGAAAAGTGATTCTTGTCGGGATGAAACGGCGAGAGTCCACGACGCAAGCGAATCAGAATAACGGTCGACATGTCGTAGAGCGGGACGGCCATCACACACAGTGGCGCAAAAATCGCGTGAGCTTTTTCACCTTTGTAACCCGCGTAACTGGCGAGCAATGTTGCCGCTGCAATCACGAAGCCGAGGAAGTAGCTCCCGGCATCTCCCATAAAGATTTTGGCGGGAGGCCGGTTGTGCAAAAGAAAACCAATCAGCGCGCCGGCGAGTACCAGCAGCAGTCCCGAGACAAACAGCTGCGGACCTTGTGATCCCACATCGGGTGCAAAGAGGAGCACTGCTGCGAGCATCAGCGAGGCAATCGTTCCGACACCTGCCGACAGACCATCCATGTTGTCGAGCATGTTAAAAGAGTTCACGAGCGCCACGATCCAGAGAACACTCAGCGCGATGGTGAGCGGTGGAAGCTCGAGAAAAGCGGTGATTCGAAGTTCGGGGACCAAGGTCACCACCGTGACGGCGACGACAAACTGAATAGCAAGGCGAAGTTGCCAGGCGAGTCCGCGTAAGTCGTCCGCCAGCCCGAGAGCTGCGAGGATCGTGGCGGCTGTCAGCAGCAGCCACAAATCCTTGATCTGCGAGGAAATCCCCGCGAGATGTGCCTTGGCAAAATCGGGCACAAACGTTGGTGGCGATTGAGGGTCGATCGCCAGCAGCACAAGGGTCCCTAGCAGGAACACGCCTATCACACCGGCCCACACGGCAACGCCACCTCCCATCGGTGTGGGAGTCGTGTGCACTTTGCGATGATTGGGTTTATCGATGAGCCCCATGCGCGGCGCGAGGGATCGCATCAAATAGGTTGCCAACCACGCCACGACGAGACTGGGCACAATCGAAGCGACAATGAACATTCCGAGCGACGACAAATCTTGCATCGATGGCCCGGTTGGTTTCGAAAAGAGGTCGAGGGACAGAATCGCTAGAGACAACTAGTCGGGCGATCGCTGGCGAATCTTCTGCGAGCGCAAGTAGTCACGACATTGGCTGAAGAATTCATGATAATCAGCCCGCTGATAATCGGGGTAGGTCCAAGGCCGCGGCTGCCATTTTCCTGCCTGAAAATGGAGCGTCACCTCGGCGAAAATCCCCTGCGATAAGTAAATCCGGTGGTCGCGATCCTTTGTGGTCGCCAAAACCAGCTTGGCTTCGGTGATATAGCCCGGGTCGATATTCACGGGCCGCGCGACGCCACTTGCGAGCAGCTTGGCCCCCTCCTCTTCCCACGTATTGGAAGCGATTTTACAGCTGGGAAGGGTCGCGGGATCAATCAGCCGCTCCATCGCGACAAAACACTTCTTGAGCCCTGGGCCCATCGTTTTTTCGTAGAAGCGAGTCTCTTCGTGGTCGTAGAGAGGACTCGCCAGCGCAATTGCGCCCCACTCCGAAGTGAGGCGCGCTTTGGCCCAATCGATCGCCCCTAGATCGCGGCTAAAAATCGCCGCGACGAGCAGAGCGTCGGCTGTTGGCAGAACGTTTCCCATCGCTTAGTACGACTTCGCCACGACGACACGTTTGGTCACTGGCTTGCCGGTAACGATGCAAGTTCCTTCGTCGACAGCACCAGCGAGTGGAATGCAGCGGACCGTAAGGCGATGCTTTTTGAGTAGCTCATCGACAGCAGGCTCATCGACCAAGTGACACATCGCAAAGCCGCCGTGGATCTCGGCTTTGTCTTCCGCCGTGTTTTTGGGAGTGAACCAGGCAATCAGATCGTCGAGCGAATCGACATTGCGCGTGTGCTCTTCGCGATAGGCTAGAGCGCGATCAAACAGGTTCTTTTGAATCGCGTCGAGGCGATCGGCAATCGTTGCCACGAGATCTTCGCGACCAACGCCGACCTTCTCCCCCGTATCGCGACGGGCGAGGAACACGCCGTTTTTGGCGATATCCTTGGGTCCGATTTCAGCACGCAGCGGAACACCTTTTTTCACGTGCTGCCAGTTCTTCTCGCCACCACGCAGGTCACGATCGTCGATCATCACGCGAATCGATTCGCCGGAATACTTTTGCGATTCAAGTTCCACCTTGAGGCTTTTCACATAAGCCAGTACCGCAGTTCGCTCTTCGTCGTTGCGATAGATTGGCAGCAGCACGATGTGTTTGGGGGCGAGCTTCGGTGGAATGATGAGTCCATCGTCGTCGCTATGGGTCATGATCAGCGCGCCGATCAGACGTGTCGAAACGCCCCAGGAAGTAGTCCAAGCAAAGCATTCTTTGCCATGCTGATCCTGGAACTTGATCTCTTGCGCTTTGGCAAAATTCTGACCGAGAAAGTGCGACGTTCCGGCCTGCAGTGCCTTGCGATCTTGCATCATTGCTTCGATCGATAGGGTTTGCACCGCGCCGGGGAAACGCTCGCCTGCGGTCTTTTCGCCCTTGATGACGGGCATCGCCATGAAGTTCTCGGCGAAGTCGGCGTAGACCTCGAGCATCTTGGACGTTTCTTCGCGTGCTTCTTCTTCGGTGGCGTGCGCGGTGTGCCCTTCTTGCCACAAGAACTCCGTCGTGCGGAGGAACAAGCGCGTACGTAGTTCCCAGCGGACAACGTTGGCCCATTGGTTGATCAGGATTGGCAGATCGCGATACGACTGCACCCATTTGGCATACATCGAACCGATGATCGTTTCACTGGTGGGGCGGACGATCAGAGGCTCTTCGAGCGGACCAGCGGGAACCAGTTTGCCATCTTTGCCCGGCTCGAGACGATGGTGCGTGACGACAGCGCACTCTTTCGCGAAACCATCGACGTGCTCAGCCTCTTTCTCGAGGAAGCTCATCGGGATAAAGAGCGGGAAGTAAGCGTTTTCGTGACCAGTGGCCTTAAACATCCCATCGAGCACTTTTTGAACGTTTTCCCAGATCGACCAGCCCCAAGGCTTGATCACCATACAGCCGCGTACTGGCGAGACTTCGGCCAGATCGGCTGCCCGGATCACTTGCTGATACCACTCGGGATAATCTTCTTCTCGCGTGGGGCTGATTGCTGTCTTGGCCATGACCTGAGTCGCTTCTTCCTGAACTGGTTGCTACATCGAGACTTACCGCACAAAGCCGCGGGCACCTGTCTGCCGCCTGGCAAGCCCGCATTGTAGGTCGCCAGCCAAATTCATGACAAGGCAGCGTGCCGCGGGAAGTTCAGCGCGGGACTGGCTGTTGGCAACTGGCGAACCGATCTCACTCAAGATGACCGCGCGAAGAAATTCAGTGACCGTTTCGGTTCCCGTCCACCGATGCGGCCTCTTCACAAGACTGCTGTCCAATCATGTTGATTGTGTGAAGATTGCGGTTTGACGAGTAGGGGCGGCGTGGTTTACATTTGTAATTCTCATCTTTTTTTCTTTTCTCTTGACTGGAGCACCTCTCATGTTTTCATCGTCTATGCGCCGAGGTCGATCGGCGTTTACGCTGGTCGAACTCCTAGTAGTCATCGCAATCATCGGCGTCCTTGTAGCCCTACTCTTGCCAGCCGTCCAAGCTGCCCGTGAAGCCGCTCGCCGGATGCAGTGCGTTAACAACCTCAAGCAAATCGTGTTGGCTTCGCACAACCATCACGACACGTTTGGCTTTTTTCCCGCTGGGCGCTTTGGCTGCGACGGTTCCGGCACCCCCTGCAACGGGATGTCGGCAACGAGCGTCAACCGTGGTGGGGCCAGTGGATTCGTTTATCTGCTCCCCTATCTCGAGCAAGACAATATCTACAAGTCGCTCGGTACGGCTGAAGCAAACGTACCTTGGCCGACCACCGACAACGCAACTTGGCGAACCTTCAACAAGGTCGGCCTGGAGTCGCGGCAGAATGCTTTCTCTTGCCCGTCGAATACGGCCCAGCCATTTTTGGCGAACACCGGATCGGGTGTTACGCTCAACGCGAGTGTTGGCAGTTACGCTCTGGTCAGTGGCTCCAACGGGCCGAGCCAAGGGATTGGCAACTCCGTGAAGTTCGACAACAACGGTCTCTTCGTCTACTTCAACAAAAGGACGATGGGGGATATCACCGATGGCACCAGCAACACACTGGCTGTTGGGGAAGTTCGTGACGGCCACTTGGGAAACAACCCTAACATTTGGAGTGTCGCCGGTCGCCATTCGCACAGCTTGCGAACGACAGAAAACCCCATCAACACGCCACCAGGGACCGGAATTCTGTACACGACCCTCAACGGTGCGTTCCTGAGCCGACACCCCAATGGAGCCAACTTCGGTCTGGCCGACGGTAGCGTTCGCTTCATCCAGCAGAACATTAACATCACGGCGTACCGGAATCTCTCAACCATCCGAGGTGGTGAACCCACCTCCCTCGAGTAAGAGAGGAAGGCTGCACGATGACTATCACAGTTACACACAGCTACCGCGCTTTGCTGGGCGCGGCCTTGGCGGTCGGCATCCTCAGTCTCGCAGGCTGCGGAGATGGGGGGCCGAATATGGTCCCCGTCTCGGGCGTCGTCCTCCTCGATGGCCAGCCGCTGGACTATGGTCACATTCAAGTGATCCCTGCCGACTGGCGGCCTGCCTCCGGCCAGATAGGAAAGGATGGTCGTTTTACACTAACGACCACCGAGCCTAACGATGGCTGCGCTGTCGGTACGCATAAGGTCGCAATCCTGGCGGGCGAATCGATCACCGCAGAGACCACTAGGTGGCACGCTCCGGCAAAATATGCTGATATCCAGACGTCGAATCTGACGGTGAACATCACCGGCCCAACCGACGATCTGAAGATTGAGCTGCAATCCGACGGAACCCAGCTGTATCGGGGTCCGAAACTCGAGAGCCAAATCCCTGAAGGCGGAACCGAGAATTCGGGTTTCCAGTTCAGCGAGTAACCCAGTCAGCCAAGAATTCCCCGAGGTCGGCTACGCTATAGCCGACCTTCTCACCAGCCCTCTGTAACCCTACCGACATTGGGTGATGCGTAGCAGATAGAACTGATGCTCCGCAGGATTGGTGAGGGGTTGGGAGTGGCGATTGACGTAGGCGACTTCGAGGCCACAGGCACGGGCTTTCTCGGTGAAGCCGAGCGAAGTGATACGGCCAGGGTCGGCGATCCAGCAAACACCATCCGGTGCGAGCATTTGGCGAATGGTTTGGGCCAAGATGCTGTGGAGCGAGGGATCGTAAAGAATCTCGCACCCGAGAAGGAGTGGAAAGGTTTCTGCTGGAGGCTTGTTCCAGTCGATTACCAGGGTGCGCGGAGCGGGAAAACCACTGTCGATGGCACTGGTGGCGGCGAGTTCGAGCGCTAGCGGCTGATAGTCGGAAAGTGTGACATCGAGCCCTGCTGCCATGGCGGCAATGCCGACCAGTCCGAGACCACTCCCCAGTTCGAGCATGCGTGTTTGAGGCGCAAAGTTTTGCTCGAAAACCCAAGCCGACATCGTGCGGGCACTCGGCCAGATCTGAGCCCAGAAAGGATCGTACGCAGGCTGCTGATCGGCTGGTAGCGAAGCGACCTGATCGAGCACCGCAGCGGGGTCGGCTGGTACCGTGATGCGAAGGGTGCGACCAGCAATTTCGAGGGAAAGCTGCCGGAGTCCTCCCGGCACATCAAGCACGTCCATGCCATGGTTCTCGAAAGCGAAAATTGAAATGCGGTGCGCTAATAAATGGGAGAGTTAAACGACGCGAAATAATCTAGCGGCGAGCGAGCCAATCGGAACAGCCGAACTTGCTGGCGGCAATCGATTCGGCACCACTTTTTTCAGCAGCTGTGATTTCGCCTGGCACCAATTCGACTTTTAAGTATTCGGTTAGTCGTGGGAGCCAGCGAGCGATCAATTCCTCGGAAGTAATCTGCTGCGAATGGGTTGTGCCCGTATTTCGTGCGAGTTCGGCGATGCCAGGAAGTTCAGGAGCGAACTCTGAACGAGCAAGCAAAATGCTACCGTGCTGCAGCACCGCCCCACGGTTGCGGCGCTGAGCGCTTCCCACGATTTTTTTGCGATCAAGGATCACATCGCCACTTGCGCGGCGCTCGAAACACAAAAACGGCTGGGGATGCGAATCGTCAGGAATCAGGCACTTTTCGGCCGAGATTTGCCACTCGGCGAGCGTGTCGACGAGCGTATCGTGAGCCGCATCATAGAGATGCGTCGCGTAGGTCGAAAAGCGGTTACGCACGGGGACCGCGATGCTGTAAGTGAGTTCGCGGTCGTGCAAGATGGCTCCCCCGCCACTAGCCCGACGAACGATCGCGCAGTGGCGTGAAGCGGTGTGCATGTCGCGCTCAGCGAGCGACTGAAAATAGCCGAGCGACAGTGTCGGCTCGCTCCATTGGTAGAGCCGAACCGTAGCCACCCCTTCAGCCGCCGACACAAGCAATTGCTCGTCAAGCGACATGTTCCAACGGCCCGACTGCGGTGGATCGATGAGGAGGCGGAACATGGGGAGAAAGAGAAGGGGCTAGGAACGAAGAACTAAAGACTAGCGAGAGAGCAACTTGGTATGTTAGCCATACTCCTTAGTGCTGGGTGCCATGCTCATCCTGCTTCGCGATACTAGTATGGCACCCATTACGAGAAACAAATCACTACCAATCTGGTGTTGCTCACCCCAGCAATTTACTTGGCAGCGGGCTCGAGTTTCCACTGCATTTGCGGCGAGCGAGCGGCTTGCACTTCGTTCGGGCGGCTCACCAAAGTGGTGTGCGGCGCTTCGTGCAGCAGATCGGCTGGCTCTTCCGTAATGCGGAACAGCACCTCTGCAAAATAGTCGAGCGTCTCTTTGCTTTCGCTTTCGGTCGGCTCGATCATCATCGCTTCAGGCACCACCAGCGGAAAGTAAACCGTGGGGGCATGCATGCCATAGTCGAGCAGACGTTTGGCAATATCCATCGCGGAAATACCGGTCTTCTTTTTCAGATCGGCTGCTGAAGCAACGAACTCGTGCATGCAGCGATCTCCCTGCGGAACCGGGAAGATGTGCTTGATCTTGCTGAGCAAGTAGTTGGCGTTGAGGACTGCATTTTCCGAAGCCGATTTCAGACCATCGGGGCCATGCGTGCGGATGTACGAGTAAGCACGCACCAGCACGCCGACGTTTCCGAAGAAGCTGCGGACGCGGCCAATCGAGCGAGGATTGTCGTAGACCAGCGTGTATTTGCCATCGACCTTCTCGACCGTCGGGACAGGCAAGAACGGGCGGAGCTTTTCCGCCACGCAGATCGGACCAGCGCCAGGGCCACCACCACCGTGAGGACCGCTGAAGGTCTTGTGGGGGTTGTAGTGCATCATGTCGGCGCCGAAATCACCGGGACGCGTGATGCCGAGAATGGCGTTCATATTCGCGCCGTCGAGGTAGATCAGACCACCACGTTCGTGCACCAGACGTGCAATTTCAGGAACCTGGGAATCGAACATGCCCAGCGTGTTCGGGTTGGTGATCATGAACACGGCAATCTCGTCGTCGAGCTTGCTCTTCAGATCTTCCATATCGACATAGCCACTGGCGTTGCTCTTCACCGTCACCGACTCAAAGCCGGCCATTTTGGCGCTCGCCGGATTGGTGCCGTGGGCACTATCGGGGGCGAGAACCTTGGTGCGGTTCATCTTGTTTTCACGGAAATAGGCGGCAGCAACCATCAAAGCGGTGAGTTCGCCGTGAGCGCCCGCAGCTGGCTGGAGCGAAACAGCGGGGAGCCCCGAAATCTCGCCGAACATGTGCTGCAGTTCGTGCAGCAGTTCGAGGTAGCCCTGAATGGTCTCTTCGCTCTGGTGCGGATGAACATCGGCAAAGCCAGGGAGCGAGGCAAAACGCTCATTGCGCTTCGGGTTGTGCTTCATCGTGCAACTGCCGAGCGGATAGAAGTGCGTATCGACACTCATGTTGAGGGTCGACAAGTTGGTGAAGTGACGAATCACTTCAGGCTCGGCTACTTCGGGAAGTGGTGGCGGAGTTGTGGCCAGCTGAGCGGCGGGAAGCCACTCACGCGCGGGTGCAACAGGAACATCAGCGGCGGGAAAACGGGCCGCGCGACGCCCCTTCTTCGAGAGATCGAAAATCAGTTGAGTTGATTTAGTGTTACGCATCGGAGTCTTCGCGAATGGGTGTTTTGTGAATTAGTGATGGTCGCGATCGGCTTAGCGCGGAGCGCCGACCAGCGAAGTGTGTGCGTGAGGAACAATCGACGAGCCAGTGCCACCCTTCAAAGCGGCTGCCAGGGCATCGATTTCCGCACGAGTTCGTTTTTCCGTCACGGCAACGAGCATGCAATCGTCGAGTTCGGGATACCACTTTCCGAGTGGCAAGCCAGCGAGAATGCCAGCGTCGGAGGCTGCTGCAATCAACTCGCTGACGTGACCGTCGCGATCGCGGACCACGAATTCCTTGAAGACCGGAGCGCTGAAGGCTGCCGAGAGGCGCGAGCCGCTGAAAATTTGCTGACGGGCGTACTCGGTTTTACGGGCACAAAGATCAGCCACTTCAGCGAGCCCTTGCGGACCAACTTCGGTGAGGTAGATCGCTGCACGCAGGGCGAACAAACCTTGGTTTGTGCAGATGTTGCTGGTTGCTTTTTCGCGGCGGATATGCTGCTCGCGCGTTTGCAGCGTCAGCACCCAGCAGCGGCGTCCACGACGGTCGGTCGTCTGACCGGCGATACGACCTGGCATGCGACGGACAAACGATTCTTTGCAAGCCATGATCCCCAGATAAGGACCACCGTAGAGGAGCGGCGTGCCGAGCGATTGTCCTTCGGCAACCACCACGTCGGCACCCATGTCGCCCGGACGCTTCAGAATGCCGAGGCTAATCGGATCGAACGATTGAACGAGGAGTGCACCGGTAGCATGGGCTACATCGGCGAGGGCTGGGACATCTTCGAGACAGCCGAAGAAATTCGGATGCTGTACGAGGACACAAGCGGTTTCGCTGTCGACCACCGCAGCCACTTCCGATGGAGTCGCTACGCCGTTGGGCGTTGGGACCGTGATGAGCGTGGCGCCGATGCAGGTGAAATAGGTCTCGAGAATCTGGCGATATTCGGGATTCACGCTGCCGACCACGACCACTTTGCTGCGGCCGGTGACACTCATGGCCAGGAGCACTGCTTCAGCGGCGGCGCTGCCACCGTCGTAGAGGCTGGCATTCGAAACGTCCATGCCGGTCAGCTGGCAAATGAGTGTTTGATACTCAAACATCACCTGCAAATTGCCCTGGCTCACTTCCGGCTGATAAGGGGTGTAGGAAGTGTAGAACTCGCCGCGTGAAGCGAGGGCATCGACTACAGCAGGGACAAAGTGATCGTAGGCGCCACCACCCAGGAAGCAGGTTTTCTGTCCCACGTTCACGTTCTTGGCCGCGAGTGCCATCATGTGCTGGGTGAGTTCGAGCTCGCCCATGGCCGGTGGGAGATCGAGAAGCGATTTGCGCCGCAGTTCCGCGGGTACACAGTCGAACAATTGATCGATCGAAGCGGCGCCAATGGCCTCAAGCATTGCCTGCTGGTCTTCAGGCGTGTTGTACAAATACGGCATGGAACGAGCACCCAGCGGTGTGTAAGTGAAGGGACAGAGTTTTTCAAAGAGCGAGTGTTGCGCGAGTGGTAAGCCAGCGCTCATGGAGCAAGAACCGCAGTTCGAGCTCACCAATTCACAATTCTAGGCGAGCACTTTCGGCGGACTAGTCTCGTGGAGACTAGCCTTCGGCAGCGCACTGTTTTTCGTAGGCTGCAAGATCCATCAGTTTGCCAGCAGGAACAGCACCCGAAAGTGCCACCTTGATCATCCAGCCGGCGGTGTAGGGATCGGTGCTGAGGGTCTCGAGCTTTCCGACGAGGGGAGCGTTGACTTCAATCACTTCGCC
This window of the Pirellula staleyi DSM 6068 genome carries:
- a CDS encoding O-antigen ligase family protein, producing MKSRNSPRKITSEPVQPAAAPASSSWAKPQLTDLLRAMVVLSICLTPLVPSEAAMPFGSYAPLAMFWLVLVILFGVSLLVDPRQVIRVSRIELVGVALLGWLTLSTVAAGLAGDARQSLNALWIYFSYAAAYFLVRQWFATPRAGRMLVGVLMASAVLQSGLGEWQFLVSMPRERAMYEKNPEQVLVDSGISTDKNSPQRKLFENRVYSVEPLGSFALTNSLAGLLLPMLVIAAAIAAQQVRRSSPLAMVLTALVVITIAACLLLTKSRTAYLALAASLPLYFLVHWIAGRCTSAKFPSETPTTTAAPSRRNWYLMGGAAATLVLLSVAMLWLGGLDAKVLSEAPKSIAFRLEYWQATSRMIADSPLVGCGPGNFQQTYAAYKLPQASEMIADPHNWLFELASTAGLPAMLLSVLFIALSLQKVLCTRVEPTAANASTSVASTASSSETSTARWIVGGALTSLVAALPLALIAGYPLSFDPLTGLPEVWIVGLPALLLTFVAFGKWTVDGELSSATIITALLALGINLLAAGATTFPGVLLPGVVLLAVAMTQQPVALSSGDVSQGKAAGICAIGLALVVACYFTLYKPVLTARTLELDAEASYRLGQVERASSEYQAAAAADPWSSSHYRSLVQMWTQIASQVELPEEVRVRALDSYDDYSQLLVKTNPGDAIAYQLLAETAIRLYDTTRDKRYLERARKSLADGITHYPASSRMHAQAAWIARLQNDSARATEMADQALQLDTMHNHTEQKLASLRLFDTPLPRVVFSTEEFEQSALELMQKIVGASAPPSGGVNP
- a CDS encoding DUF4416 family protein, with the translated sequence MGNVLPTADALLVAAIFSRDLGAIDWAKARLTSEWGAIALASPLYDHEETRFYEKTMGPGLKKCFVAMERLIDPATLPSCKIASNTWEEEGAKLLASGVARPVNIDPGYITEAKLVLATTKDRDHRIYLSQGIFAEVTLHFQAGKWQPRPWTYPDYQRADYHEFFSQCRDYLRSQKIRQRSPD
- a CDS encoding MraY family glycosyltransferase; amino-acid sequence: MQDLSSLGMFIVASIVPSLVVAWLATYLMRSLAPRMGLIDKPNHRKVHTTPTPMGGGVAVWAGVIGVFLLGTLVLLAIDPQSPPTFVPDFAKAHLAGISSQIKDLWLLLTAATILAALGLADDLRGLAWQLRLAIQFVVAVTVVTLVPELRITAFLELPPLTIALSVLWIVALVNSFNMLDNMDGLSAGVGTIASLMLAAVLLFAPDVGSQGPQLFVSGLLLVLAGALIGFLLHNRPPAKIFMGDAGSYFLGFVIAAATLLASYAGYKGEKAHAIFAPLCVMAVPLYDMSTVILIRLRRGLSPFHPDKNHFSHRLVELGFTKPQAVLMVYLVSFTCGLGALLLPRVDEVGAAIVLLLEASLLVLVGLLEWVARRTIAQD
- a CDS encoding DUF1559 domain-containing protein, which encodes MFSSSMRRGRSAFTLVELLVVIAIIGVLVALLLPAVQAAREAARRMQCVNNLKQIVLASHNHHDTFGFFPAGRFGCDGSGTPCNGMSATSVNRGGASGFVYLLPYLEQDNIYKSLGTAEANVPWPTTDNATWRTFNKVGLESRQNAFSCPSNTAQPFLANTGSGVTLNASVGSYALVSGSNGPSQGIGNSVKFDNNGLFVYFNKRTMGDITDGTSNTLAVGEVRDGHLGNNPNIWSVAGRHSHSLRTTENPINTPPGTGILYTTLNGAFLSRHPNGANFGLADGSVRFIQQNINITAYRNLSTIRGGEPTSLE
- the proS gene encoding proline--tRNA ligase, with the translated sequence MAKTAISPTREEDYPEWYQQVIRAADLAEVSPVRGCMVIKPWGWSIWENVQKVLDGMFKATGHENAYFPLFIPMSFLEKEAEHVDGFAKECAVVTHHRLEPGKDGKLVPAGPLEEPLIVRPTSETIIGSMYAKWVQSYRDLPILINQWANVVRWELRTRLFLRTTEFLWQEGHTAHATEEEAREETSKMLEVYADFAENFMAMPVIKGEKTAGERFPGAVQTLSIEAMMQDRKALQAGTSHFLGQNFAKAQEIKFQDQHGKECFAWTTSWGVSTRLIGALIMTHSDDDGLIIPPKLAPKHIVLLPIYRNDEERTAVLAYVKSLKVELESQKYSGESIRVMIDDRDLRGGEKNWQHVKKGVPLRAEIGPKDIAKNGVFLARRDTGEKVGVGREDLVATIADRLDAIQKNLFDRALAYREEHTRNVDSLDDLIAWFTPKNTAEDKAEIHGGFAMCHLVDEPAVDELLKKHRLTVRCIPLAGAVDEGTCIVTGKPVTKRVVVAKSY
- a CDS encoding biotin/lipoate A/B protein ligase family protein — encoded protein: MFRLLIDPPQSGRWNMSLDEQLLVSAAEGVATVRLYQWSEPTLSLGYFQSLAERDMHTASRHCAIVRRASGGGAILHDRELTYSIAVPVRNRFSTYATHLYDAAHDTLVDTLAEWQISAEKCLIPDDSHPQPFLCFERRASGDVILDRKKIVGSAQRRNRGAVLQHGSILLARSEFAPELPGIAELARNTGTTHSQQITSEELIARWLPRLTEYLKVELVPGEITAAEKSGAESIAASKFGCSDWLARR
- a CDS encoding type 12 methyltransferase — protein: MDVLDVPGGLRQLSLEIAGRTLRITVPADPAAVLDQVASLPADQQPAYDPFWAQIWPSARTMSAWVFEQNFAPQTRMLELGSGLGLVGIAAMAAGLDVTLSDYQPLALELAATSAIDSGFPAPRTLVIDWNKPPAETFPLLLGCEILYDPSLHSILAQTIRQMLAPDGVCWIADPGRITSLGFTEKARACGLEVAYVNRHSQPLTNPAEHQFYLLRITQCR